The following proteins are co-located in the Stigmatella aurantiaca genome:
- a CDS encoding metallopeptidase family protein: MVKRTEKRAEPEGVKERLKAVEAAFEAEEFERALAQVNTLLEAAPKLPEALHYRAAALVELGQFEEAVRAYRQAVKSHPEDLEFLLGAADFLICRMGEDREAVEEGLELCARGRKLAHRRDDVEGVYEFLLLEGMGLNQLGECTRALVSLDAALVHVPRSVDAHVERGISLFELCQFEEARMAFEEVLEDAPEEAWAHHYLGLIAERRGDMRESRKRFAKAQALLPQEFPPPVALAEEEFDQALEAAVKALPEHVKGYLDNVTISVEDLPSNDDLLAQSPPLSPSILGVFRGTPVGERSVTNAYDHFPAAIVLYQKNLERFARTREELIEQIGITVMHEVGHLVGLDEDDLWERGLD; this comes from the coding sequence ATGGTGAAGCGGACGGAGAAGCGCGCGGAGCCGGAGGGCGTGAAGGAGCGGTTGAAGGCAGTGGAGGCGGCGTTCGAAGCGGAGGAGTTCGAGCGGGCGCTGGCGCAGGTGAACACGCTGCTGGAAGCGGCGCCGAAGCTGCCCGAGGCCCTGCACTACCGGGCCGCAGCCCTGGTGGAACTCGGACAGTTCGAGGAGGCCGTGCGGGCCTACCGCCAGGCCGTGAAGAGCCACCCCGAGGACCTGGAGTTCCTGCTGGGTGCCGCGGACTTCCTCATCTGCCGCATGGGCGAGGACCGGGAGGCGGTGGAGGAAGGTCTGGAGCTGTGTGCCCGGGGGCGCAAGCTGGCGCACCGCAGGGACGATGTGGAGGGGGTGTACGAGTTCCTGCTCCTGGAGGGGATGGGGCTGAACCAGCTCGGCGAGTGCACGCGGGCGCTCGTCAGCCTGGACGCGGCGCTCGTGCACGTGCCCCGGTCAGTGGATGCGCACGTGGAGCGGGGCATTTCGCTGTTCGAGCTGTGCCAGTTCGAGGAGGCGCGCATGGCCTTCGAGGAGGTGCTGGAGGACGCGCCGGAGGAAGCCTGGGCCCACCACTACCTGGGGCTGATCGCGGAGCGGCGCGGGGACATGCGAGAGTCGCGCAAGCGCTTCGCGAAGGCGCAGGCGCTGCTGCCTCAGGAGTTTCCGCCGCCGGTGGCGCTGGCGGAGGAGGAGTTCGACCAAGCGCTGGAGGCGGCGGTGAAGGCCCTGCCCGAGCACGTGAAGGGCTACCTGGACAACGTCACCATCTCGGTGGAGGACCTGCCATCGAACGATGACCTGCTGGCACAGTCCCCTCCCCTGTCGCCATCCATCCTGGGGGTGTTCCGCGGGACGCCGGTGGGCGAGCGCAGCGTGACGAACGCGTATGACCACTTCCCCGCCGCCATCGTGCTGTACCAGAAGAACCTGGAGCGCTTCGCGCGGACGCGCGAGGAACTCATCGAGCAGATCGGCATCACCGTGATGCACGAGGTCGGCCACCTGGTGGGACTGGACGAGGACGACCTGTGGGAACGCGGGCTGGACTGA
- a CDS encoding GGDEF domain-containing response regulator, protein MAHILLVDDEKMARTLYGDYLNAAGHSVTAVSGLQEAQEALASAHFDAVVTDLILPGGDGMEVLRHTKERYPGIEVVVITGLDKVDPAVRAIKSGAAEYLVKPVAPEALQHAVRRALTTRDLLHENASLRQYVSLLEMGQRIATTLDRERLVQTTANALDGQTGASAVLLMMYEGSTLRLHGSSGLDEKLVTTLEPLFTTQLQGVRTPRALDGLPCDYPHVLAFPASDGDLVLGHAVLFFASAPPENVAEVAGYLSRHYALALRNLGRFSEVEDLAYMDDLTHLFNMRYLHLVLDREVKSALQTESSFSLLFLDLDHFKSVNDTHGHLVGSKLLVEVGRVLKSCVRERDVVVRYGGDEYVVLLRSSDSGGALKVAERVRRTMESHPFLHREGLSLSLTTCVGVASFPEHARDKASLLDMADRAMYRGKRGPRNVVYMAAQDLEAPPSERKAAG, encoded by the coding sequence ATGGCGCACATCCTCCTCGTCGACGACGAAAAGATGGCCCGGACCCTCTATGGTGACTACCTCAATGCGGCCGGGCACTCCGTCACCGCCGTGAGTGGTCTGCAGGAAGCCCAAGAGGCCCTCGCCTCCGCCCACTTCGACGCCGTGGTGACGGATCTGATCCTCCCCGGCGGAGACGGCATGGAAGTGCTCCGCCACACCAAGGAGCGCTACCCCGGCATCGAGGTGGTGGTCATCACCGGCCTGGACAAGGTGGACCCCGCGGTGCGCGCCATCAAGAGCGGCGCGGCCGAGTACCTCGTCAAGCCCGTGGCCCCCGAGGCGCTCCAGCACGCGGTGCGCCGGGCCCTCACCACCCGGGACTTGCTGCACGAGAACGCCTCCCTGCGCCAGTACGTCTCCCTGCTGGAGATGGGGCAGCGCATCGCCACCACGCTGGACCGGGAGCGGCTCGTCCAGACGACCGCCAACGCCCTGGACGGGCAGACCGGCGCCAGCGCGGTGCTCCTGATGATGTACGAGGGCTCCACCCTGCGCCTGCACGGCAGCAGCGGGCTGGACGAGAAGCTCGTCACCACGCTGGAGCCCCTCTTCACCACGCAGCTGCAGGGGGTGCGCACCCCGCGCGCCCTGGATGGGCTGCCGTGCGACTACCCGCACGTGCTCGCCTTCCCCGCCAGCGACGGCGACCTGGTGCTGGGCCACGCCGTCCTGTTCTTCGCCTCGGCGCCGCCCGAGAACGTGGCCGAGGTGGCCGGCTACCTCTCGCGGCACTACGCCCTGGCGCTGCGCAACCTGGGCCGCTTCTCCGAGGTGGAGGATCTGGCCTACATGGATGATCTCACCCACCTCTTCAACATGCGCTACCTGCACCTCGTGCTGGACCGCGAGGTGAAGAGCGCGCTGCAGACCGAGAGCAGCTTCAGCCTGCTGTTCCTGGACTTGGATCACTTCAAGTCCGTCAACGACACCCACGGCCACCTGGTGGGCTCCAAGCTGCTGGTGGAAGTGGGCCGGGTGCTCAAGAGCTGCGTGCGCGAGCGGGACGTCGTCGTGCGCTACGGCGGGGACGAGTACGTGGTGCTGCTGCGCAGCAGCGACTCCGGCGGGGCCCTCAAGGTCGCCGAGCGCGTGCGGCGCACCATGGAGAGCCACCCCTTCCTGCACCGCGAGGGGCTGTCGCTCTCGCTCACCACGTGCGTGGGCGTGGCCAGCTTCCCCGAGCACGCCCGGGACAAGGCCTCGCTCCTGGACATGGCGGACCGGGCCATGTACCGCGGCAAGCGCGGCCCCCGGAATGTCGTCTACATGGCAGCGCAGGATCTCGAGGCGCCGCCCTCCGAGCGCAAGGCCGCGGGCTAG
- the sinK gene encoding hybrid histidine protein kinase/response regulator SinK, producing METPAPLVHLLQALEVGDLSAARAAAAALQRSDPGTSQLAAEVFHELRQPLLGVKAYAQLLAEENGPMGPLKLLLAQVERMEQIISDFVRLSSDRPAPQQRMVLASAIWAAAKLFTLNPDSARISLEVDAPENIAVQGNARLLEQLTLNLLNNARDAMSGRGRVKVLVTQEGPAPILYVADWGPGIPPDMRERIFEPYVSNSKRGTGLGLAVCKRIAQEHRATIDIAPPNVLPDQPPPATVFRIAFPATAEAAPTARKRLLIVDDETIIRMVFRDLMGKECEVLEASTAEEGLSLLKQTPVDLIVTDKNLPGISGLALAQQARTLCPGARVILMTGYPSLGTTQEALELGVMDYLLKPFDDIRQVRALLRSALSAAPVPPRAVSARRVDVIDDNPTSTRTITEALARMGLEARVIQTTEIVALDAPLAVVVSWDFTPASGRKALELGKALAQGAPFVVMVEHLTMETTLDSLRAGAVGCLPRLLFDPPALSRELSRALKMGPA from the coding sequence ATGGAGACTCCCGCCCCGCTCGTCCACCTCCTGCAAGCCCTGGAGGTCGGGGACCTGTCGGCCGCGAGGGCCGCTGCGGCGGCCCTACAACGTTCTGATCCCGGTACGAGCCAGCTCGCCGCCGAGGTGTTCCACGAGCTGCGCCAGCCGCTGCTCGGCGTGAAGGCCTACGCCCAGCTGCTCGCGGAAGAGAACGGCCCCATGGGTCCGCTGAAGCTGCTGCTCGCGCAGGTGGAGCGCATGGAGCAGATCATCTCTGACTTCGTGCGCCTGTCGAGCGACCGCCCCGCCCCCCAGCAGCGAATGGTGCTCGCGAGCGCCATCTGGGCCGCCGCCAAGCTCTTCACCCTCAACCCGGACTCGGCCCGCATCTCGCTGGAGGTGGACGCCCCGGAGAACATCGCCGTGCAGGGCAATGCCCGGCTCCTGGAGCAGCTCACCCTCAACCTGCTCAACAACGCCCGGGACGCCATGTCCGGCCGCGGGCGCGTGAAGGTGCTCGTCACCCAGGAGGGCCCCGCGCCCATCCTGTACGTGGCGGACTGGGGCCCCGGCATCCCCCCGGACATGCGCGAGCGCATCTTCGAGCCCTACGTCTCCAACAGCAAACGCGGCACCGGCCTGGGCCTGGCCGTGTGCAAGCGCATTGCCCAGGAGCACCGCGCGACGATCGACATCGCCCCGCCGAACGTCCTGCCGGATCAGCCCCCGCCGGCCACCGTGTTCCGGATCGCCTTCCCCGCCACCGCCGAGGCCGCCCCCACCGCGCGCAAGCGGCTGCTCATCGTGGACGACGAGACCATCATCCGCATGGTCTTCCGGGACCTGATGGGCAAGGAGTGCGAGGTGCTGGAGGCCTCCACCGCCGAGGAGGGCCTCTCCCTCCTCAAGCAGACGCCGGTGGACCTCATCGTCACCGACAAGAACCTGCCCGGCATCTCCGGGCTGGCCCTGGCCCAGCAGGCCCGCACCCTGTGCCCCGGCGCCCGCGTCATCCTGATGACGGGCTACCCGTCACTGGGCACCACGCAGGAGGCGCTGGAGCTGGGGGTGATGGACTACCTGCTCAAGCCCTTCGACGACATCCGCCAGGTGCGCGCCCTGCTCCGCTCCGCGCTCTCGGCGGCGCCGGTGCCGCCCCGCGCCGTCAGCGCCCGGCGCGTGGACGTCATCGACGACAACCCCACCTCCACGCGCACCATCACCGAGGCGCTGGCCCGCATGGGGCTGGAGGCACGCGTCATCCAGACGACCGAGATCGTTGCGCTGGATGCGCCGCTCGCCGTGGTGGTGAGCTGGGACTTCACCCCCGCGAGCGGCCGCAAGGCGCTGGAGCTGGGCAAGGCACTCGCCCAGGGAGCGCCCTTCGTGGTGATGGTCGAGCACCTCACCATGGAGACCACGCTGGACTCGCTCCGGGCGGGCGCCGTCGGGTGCCTGCCCCGGCTCCTCTTCGATCCGCCCGCGCTCAGCCGCGAGCTGTCGCGCGCCTTGAAGATGGGCCCCGCCTGA
- a CDS encoding response regulator: MHILVIDDDSSLCTSLSYYLERHGYTVHSASDALQALDVMERHPVGMVITDYLMPHLDGIHFTEIVKADPRFRSIPVLLMTAVVDGSVTDKSLRKGVALTLQKPVDMGQLLNLVRFAE, from the coding sequence GTGCACATTCTCGTCATCGATGATGATTCCTCGCTGTGTACCAGCCTCTCGTACTACCTCGAGCGGCATGGCTACACCGTTCACTCCGCGTCGGACGCCCTGCAGGCGCTCGATGTCATGGAGCGGCACCCCGTGGGAATGGTCATCACCGACTACCTCATGCCCCACCTGGACGGCATCCACTTCACCGAGATCGTGAAGGCGGACCCGCGCTTCCGGTCTATTCCGGTCCTGCTCATGACCGCCGTGGTGGATGGCTCCGTCACCGACAAGAGCCTGCGCAAAGGGGTGGCGCTGACCCTCCAGAAGCCGGTGGACATGGGGCAACTGCTGAACCTGGTGCGCTTCGCCGAGTAG
- the groL gene encoding chaperonin GroEL (60 kDa chaperone family; promotes refolding of misfolded polypeptides especially under stressful conditions; forms two stacked rings of heptamers to form a barrel-shaped 14mer; ends can be capped by GroES; misfolded proteins enter the barrel where they are refolded when GroES binds), which produces MAAKEIFFHQSAREAILRGVRILSDAVAVTLGPKGRNVVIEKSFGSPTITKDGVTVAKEIDLENKFENMGAQMVKEVASKTSDKAGDGTTTATVLARAIYEEGLKLVAAGHNPMDLKRGIDKAVETVVAELKKLSKSTTDKKAIAQVGTISANGDETIGHIIADAMEKVGKEGVITVEEAKGLETTLDVVEGMQFDRGYVSPYFVTNRERMETVLDDPYILISEKKVSSMQDMIPLLEQVARSGKPLLIIAEEIEGEALATLVVNKIRGVLNVCAVKAPGFGDRRKELLKDIATLTGGMVVSEELGHKYETLSLSDLGRAKRITVDKDNTTVVDGAGKKGEIEGRIKLIRAQIETTTSDYDREKLQERMAKLVGGVAVINVGAATETEMKEKKARVEDALHATRAAVEEGIVPGGGVAYLRCLPALEKLKLGGELDFGVEIIKKALTEPLRKISSNAGLEGAVVINKVKDGTGAFGFNARTEVYEDLEKAGVIDPTKVERTALQNAASVASLLLTTEAMVAERPKKKAKGGGAGAGGMPDYGGDDMDY; this is translated from the coding sequence ATGGCAGCGAAGGAGATTTTCTTCCACCAGTCCGCTCGTGAGGCCATTTTGCGCGGCGTTCGGATCCTGTCCGACGCGGTGGCTGTCACGCTCGGCCCCAAGGGCCGCAACGTGGTCATCGAGAAGAGCTTTGGCTCGCCCACCATCACCAAGGACGGCGTCACCGTCGCCAAGGAGATCGATCTCGAGAACAAGTTCGAGAACATGGGCGCGCAGATGGTGAAGGAGGTGGCCTCGAAGACCTCCGACAAGGCCGGCGACGGTACCACCACCGCCACGGTGCTCGCCCGCGCCATCTACGAGGAGGGCCTCAAGCTGGTGGCCGCCGGCCACAACCCGATGGACCTCAAGCGCGGCATCGACAAGGCCGTGGAGACCGTCGTGGCGGAGCTGAAGAAGCTCTCCAAGTCCACCACGGACAAGAAGGCCATTGCCCAGGTCGGCACCATCTCCGCCAACGGGGATGAGACCATCGGCCACATCATCGCGGACGCGATGGAGAAGGTCGGCAAGGAGGGCGTCATCACCGTCGAGGAGGCCAAGGGCCTGGAGACCACCCTCGACGTGGTGGAGGGCATGCAGTTCGACCGCGGCTACGTCTCCCCGTACTTCGTGACGAACCGCGAGCGCATGGAGACGGTGCTGGACGACCCCTACATCCTCATCAGCGAGAAGAAGGTCTCGTCGATGCAGGACATGATTCCCCTGCTGGAGCAGGTGGCGCGCTCGGGCAAGCCGCTGCTCATCATCGCCGAGGAAATCGAGGGCGAGGCGCTGGCCACCCTGGTGGTCAACAAGATCCGCGGCGTGCTCAACGTCTGCGCGGTGAAGGCCCCGGGCTTCGGTGACCGCCGCAAGGAGCTGCTCAAGGACATCGCCACCCTCACGGGCGGCATGGTGGTCAGCGAGGAGCTGGGCCACAAGTACGAGACCCTGTCGCTGAGCGACCTGGGCCGCGCCAAGCGCATCACGGTGGACAAGGACAACACCACCGTGGTGGACGGCGCCGGCAAGAAGGGTGAGATCGAAGGCCGCATCAAGCTCATCCGCGCGCAGATCGAGACCACCACCAGCGACTACGACCGCGAGAAGCTCCAGGAGCGGATGGCGAAGCTCGTGGGCGGCGTGGCCGTCATCAACGTGGGCGCGGCCACCGAGACCGAGATGAAGGAGAAGAAGGCCCGCGTGGAGGACGCTCTGCACGCGACCCGCGCGGCGGTGGAGGAGGGCATCGTCCCCGGCGGCGGTGTGGCCTACCTGCGCTGCCTGCCCGCCCTGGAGAAGCTGAAGCTGGGCGGCGAGCTGGACTTCGGCGTGGAGATCATCAAGAAGGCGCTGACCGAGCCCCTGCGGAAGATCTCCAGCAACGCGGGCCTCGAGGGCGCCGTGGTCATCAACAAGGTCAAGGACGGCACCGGCGCGTTCGGCTTCAACGCCCGCACCGAGGTGTACGAGGACCTGGAGAAGGCCGGCGTCATCGACCCGACCAAGGTGGAGCGCACCGCGCTGCAGAACGCGGCCTCCGTCGCCTCGCTGCTGCTGACCACCGAGGCCATGGTGGCCGAGCGCCCGAAGAAGAAGGCCAAGGGCGGCGGCGCCGGCGCCGGTGGCATGCCGGACTACGGCGGCGACGACATGGACTACTAG
- a CDS encoding chemotaxis protein CheW, which yields MAPFESGRRLCLLVEAGETRYAIEATSVMEVALPGEDGSNLRGMWEVTDLAALLGGPPENVPGMVVVLDVSPTLAVRVRSVVEVADVARAPFFLLPPGLGDTLAPLSRGAVLHKDRLYLELIPEALPQGMAPLLQTLQRPIHLAQTPPERALVFESQGRLFGLPLSLVSQVLARGESFSMLPARSGPVAGIFPHAQILWPVFSAPALLGERAEAEPFFVLTEPAGHNVGLCANRVLGVLQRFEATEAHGEFTAPGLTGPALFLDLPRMFS from the coding sequence GTGGCTCCTTTTGAAAGCGGCCGGCGGTTGTGCTTGCTCGTGGAGGCGGGCGAGACGCGTTACGCCATCGAGGCGACCTCCGTCATGGAGGTGGCCCTTCCCGGGGAGGATGGCTCCAACCTGCGCGGGATGTGGGAGGTGACGGACCTGGCGGCCCTGCTGGGCGGCCCTCCCGAGAACGTTCCGGGCATGGTGGTGGTGCTCGATGTGAGCCCCACCCTGGCGGTGCGGGTGCGCTCCGTGGTGGAGGTGGCCGATGTGGCCCGGGCGCCTTTCTTCCTGTTGCCCCCAGGGCTGGGCGACACCCTGGCCCCCCTCAGCCGGGGTGCCGTGCTCCACAAGGACCGGCTCTACCTGGAGCTCATCCCGGAGGCGCTCCCCCAGGGGATGGCCCCCTTGCTCCAGACGCTCCAGCGGCCCATCCACCTTGCCCAGACGCCTCCCGAGCGGGCGCTCGTCTTCGAGTCACAGGGGCGGCTGTTCGGCCTGCCCCTGTCGCTGGTCTCCCAGGTGCTGGCGCGAGGGGAGTCCTTCAGCATGCTGCCGGCGCGCAGTGGCCCCGTGGCCGGAATTTTCCCCCATGCGCAGATCCTCTGGCCGGTCTTCTCGGCGCCCGCGCTGCTCGGCGAGCGCGCCGAGGCCGAGCCCTTCTTCGTGCTGACGGAGCCCGCGGGCCACAATGTCGGGTTGTGCGCGAACCGGGTGCTGGGCGTGCTTCAGCGCTTCGAAGCCACCGAGGCCCATGGTGAGTTCACGGCCCCCGGATTGACGGGTCCTGCGCTCTTCCTGGATCTGCCGCGCATGTTTTCTTGA